In one Nicotiana sylvestris chromosome 8, ASM39365v2, whole genome shotgun sequence genomic region, the following are encoded:
- the LOC104224982 gene encoding uncharacterized protein yields MDSSFGCVLGRHDVTGKKEQAIYYLSKKFTTYEAKYTLLERTCCALTWVTQKLRHYLLAYTTYLISLIDPLKHIFQKPMLTGRLAKWQLLLTKFDIVYVTRTAMKAQALADYLAENPVDDEYESLNTYFPDEEVNLVEDIVQDDGQIWKLYFDGVVNIKGVGIGVILVSPTGQHYPATTRLHFFCTKNTVEYEACIMGLNVSINLNVHELLVMGDSDLLIRQAQVTKKAVLDFVHSNIICRFGIPKTIITDNAANLNSHLMKEVCEQFKIGHLNSTHYRPKASGAVEAANNNIKRILRKMVQGSRQWHAKLPFALSGYRATICTSVSATPYLLVYGTEAVIPAEVKILSLRIIVEAGIEGTEWVTSPTGTIEFD; encoded by the exons ATGGATAGTTCCTTTGGTTGTGTTCTGGGTCGACATGATGTCACAGGCAAAAAGGAACAAGCAATATATTATTTGAGCAAAAAGTTCACCACTtatgaggccaaatacactcttttggaaaggacatgttgtgccttaACCTGGGTcactcagaagcttaggcattatcTTTTGGCCTATACAACTTACCTCATATCCCTAATTGATCCCCTGAAGCACATCTTTCAGAAGCCGATGCTAACTGGCAGATTGGCAAAGTGGCAATTATTGCTCACAAAGTTTGATAttgtttatgtcactcgcactgCCATGAAGGCACAAGCTTTGGCTGATTATCTGGCagaaaacccggttgatgatgaATATGAATCTTTGAACACATATTTCCCAGATGAAGAGGTTAATTTAGTTGAAGACATAGTCCAAGATGATGGTCAAATTTGGAAACTATACTTTGATGGGGTTGTCAACATCAAAGGCGTAGGGATTGGGGTAATTCTTGTATCACCTACTGGGCAACATTACCCTGCCACCACGCGACTTCATTTCTTCTGTACAAAAAACACGgtagaatatgaagcttgcatcatgggTCTAAACGTGTCAATAAACCTAAATGTGCATGAACTGTTGGTgatgggagattcagatttgcTTATTCGGCAGGCTCAAG TTACCAAGAAAGCAGTACTAGACTTTGTTCACTCCAACAtcatctgtcgtttcggtattccaaAAACCATTATTACAGATAATGCTGCTAATTTGAATAGTCATTTAATGaaggaggtatgcgaacaatttaaaattGGGCATCTCAATTCTACTCATTACCGACCCAAAGCTAGTGGAGCTGTTGAAGCTGCAAATAATAACATCAAGAGGATTCTTAGGAAGATGGTCCAAGGGTCTAGACAATGGCACGCGAAATTGCCTTTTGCTCTTTCGGGATACCGAGCAACTATCTGTACATCAGTCAGCGCAACGCCCTACTTGTTGgtttatggaactgaagcagtcaTACCTGCTGAAGTTAAAATTCTCTCTCTCCGAATAATTGTTGAAGCAGGCATTGAGGGCACTGAATGGGTGACGTCCCCGactggaacaattgagtttgattga